The following coding sequences are from one Bacteroidota bacterium window:
- a CDS encoding acyl transferase produces MYTLKDRIFAVDEFSFETLAIELFAYQYRQVSMYRAFCDSFKKKPENVRTLADIPFIPIDFFKRHRLLAGEMADQKIFESSSTTDTVPSCHYVADLTVYEESFLKGFAQFYGTLQDYIILALLPSYLERETSSLVYMVKQLMEIGRNKESGFYLHDFEKLKSTLEQLKQQNKKVILWGVTFALLDFVEKYATHFPKLIVMETGGMKGRRKEITRLEVHQILRRAFGVDKIHSEYGMTELLSQAYSLGDGRFNTPPWMKILVRDMDDPLGIGIRGSAGALNVVDLANIYSCSFIATGDTGIVYDDGSFEVTGRMDYTEVRGCNLMVH; encoded by the coding sequence ATGTATACGCTAAAGGACCGAATATTTGCTGTAGATGAATTCTCTTTTGAGACTTTGGCTATTGAGCTATTTGCCTATCAGTATAGACAGGTGTCTATGTATAGGGCTTTCTGCGATTCGTTTAAAAAAAAGCCAGAGAATGTAAGGACTCTGGCTGATATCCCTTTCATCCCGATTGATTTTTTCAAACGTCATCGTTTGTTGGCTGGCGAAATGGCAGATCAGAAAATCTTTGAAAGCAGTAGTACCACTGACACGGTTCCATCCTGTCATTATGTCGCAGATTTGACCGTTTATGAAGAAAGTTTCCTTAAAGGATTTGCGCAATTTTACGGAACACTACAGGATTACATTATTCTGGCATTGCTGCCTTCCTATTTGGAGCGAGAAACCTCATCTCTGGTGTATATGGTAAAGCAACTGATGGAGATAGGCAGAAATAAAGAGAGTGGTTTTTATCTACATGATTTTGAGAAATTAAAATCTACGTTGGAACAATTAAAGCAACAAAATAAAAAGGTAATACTCTGGGGGGTTACCTTTGCCTTGTTAGATTTCGTCGAAAAATATGCAACACATTTTCCAAAACTTATTGTGATGGAAACAGGAGGAATGAAGGGTAGGAGAAAGGAGATAACCCGTTTAGAGGTACACCAAATTTTAAGAAGGGCTTTCGGGGTGGACAAAATTCATTCGGAATATGGAATGACTGAATTATTGAGTCAGGCCTATTCACTGGGAGATGGCCGGTTCAATACACCACCGTGGATGAAAATTCTTGTGAGAGATATGGATGATCCACTAGGTATCGGAATAAGAGGCAGTGCAGGAGCATTGAACGTAGTGGATCTGGCGAACATCTATTCCTGTTCGTTTATAGCAACCGGTGATACAGGTATAGTTTATGACGACGGAAGTTTTGAAGTAACTGGTCGAATGGATTATACAGAAGTAAGGGGATGTAACTTAATGGTCCATTAA
- a CDS encoding PKD domain-containing protein, with protein sequence MNGILRLKFFIAVFALLCVVRLSGQVTADFAINAPTNNCNPAIYSFSNNSIGIPPLTYEWNFGVYPGLNSVFANPSTTYLTCGSFAVKLITTNGLGLKDSITKMVVIRCSPKPSFTTSTLTGCLPMPVKFISTSQPGSGTITNLIWDFGDGSSGGGLSEEHVYTSSGCKNITLIATNSFGCVKDTTMNNVLCAYPRPTAAFSSPITTTCNLPLQVTYSNSSFGGTGPYNYRWIFEGGVPPTSTQATPQVTYNSYGSFTSYLVVVDANGCSDTIEKQNYINTVSSYVNFTLSSNTGCAPGSITTSAVTTSTPLSYNWTASPSAVITNPNSKNATFTFSDTGTYDLCLLVDYGNNCIGSRCSTVVINPAPLALFRAEGLFNTCQKPNLISFVDSSSGTNLAYDWSFNGGIPASANTPKPPMVVYDSCGTYTARLTVTNDFGCSSIHTLPAFMTITCPKNSIVVAPRYGCIPLSAGFTSGMDDGSPVSWLWDFGDTASGVNNISTLENPSHTFNDPGCYKVTLTTTTTEGCSVTTTMGDAVCGGHRPHPNFSANPPVNCVNQPVYFSDSSTGTFEYTKYVWDFYGGPPYDNMSNDKNPVYAYGDTGVFDITLIVSNYGCADTITKDDYVKILAPVALPKVITDCKNPLQVVLDGSGSTGGQRYKWIIPGGSPAVASSAVVIVTYPATGSYTATLIVYNDSTGCSDLGDISFSPTAGHAQFTASPLFSCAPSNICVNNTSIDAISHLWQLISSANGSVVTTSTARQPCFNINTAGIYGLRLIVTDAGGCKDTLYRPDYIQVNKPAANFIGAPLTGCVPLTSSFSDSSSVPASSAPIVSWHYTFGDLASGSQNISTVKNPSHIFNFPGSYTIAQTVTDSTGCANTKTRNFYVVVGDPKARFTSPDTVVCNGSTICFKNTSSGNGLKYSWDFGDGTTSTVANPCRQYAVDSGLFNISLSVMDEVGCRDTTTRSSYINIQKFTAALMADVTTSNCPPLAVQFSNISRNTTSGTMYKWSFGDAQVSTLVNPFHIYNAPGSFNVSLIAVSPKGCTDTLVLNDYIRIGGPVATITQAPTSGCAPHRICMAVNSPNAVSYTWNLGDGTVKPGRDTICYTYESTGIFFPEIILSDTAGCVYAKPLGVIHVGGAVSHFNNEPAHICGPQTILFSDSSYGISAIQSISWNFGDSTSGPSNNSSQLNPSHHFSNPGSYNVTHRIMTTDGCSNTSQKVISVHPTLILNITLSDTAFCGPDTVYFTDKTVHLAPYNYRFWSFGDPISGNENFSGLPDPSHYYSTPGYHPVSLIVVDVNGCTDTAFTGFTLFEQPVAAFSAFDTCLNSQPIIFQNSSLYAGHYRWDFGDGSSSTVFQPKHTFADTGSYQVRLAVNNKYCYDSASAFVRIQDLPNLSFQLNSNFLCGPPAVFAATNTSTDAHSFFWNFGNGIYSTELNAVDSFMQPGVYVIQLSGQNQFGCRDTVSDSITVYPYPKTNHIYLDPLEGCAPFTLSFTADVTNGTSYTWDFGDGSVPVVSENPTVSHTYTDTGSFTLRLKTISFLDCADNVVLWDTVKVYVAPVAAFEYTLNSIGDLIDGTVDFTNQSLNATHYEWEFGDGSFSVEEIPTHLYSDINEFNVILYAITDYGCRDSATASFYVVKKSLYVPNAFAPDHYVGESLVRIWKPVGIGLKEYRASVYNTWGELIWESTALTEDGKPVDGWDGTYRGKACQQDVYVWKVEAVFLDNIVWEGMSYKKGQPRKTMGDVTLIR encoded by the coding sequence ATGAACGGGATATTAAGATTGAAATTTTTCATAGCAGTGTTTGCGCTGCTTTGTGTCGTCCGGCTTTCGGGTCAGGTGACCGCGGATTTTGCTATTAATGCTCCCACCAATAACTGCAATCCTGCCATTTATAGTTTTTCCAATAATTCCATCGGTATTCCTCCTTTGACTTATGAGTGGAACTTTGGGGTTTATCCTGGACTTAACTCTGTTTTTGCGAACCCGAGTACAACGTATTTAACCTGTGGAAGTTTTGCCGTAAAACTGATTACCACCAATGGATTAGGTCTGAAAGATTCTATAACAAAAATGGTAGTGATTCGTTGTTCTCCTAAGCCCAGTTTCACCACTTCTACCTTAACCGGATGTCTTCCTATGCCGGTTAAATTTATCAGCACCTCGCAGCCCGGAAGTGGCACAATCACCAATCTGATTTGGGATTTTGGAGACGGATCTAGCGGTGGAGGGCTAAGCGAAGAGCATGTCTATACATCCTCTGGCTGTAAGAACATAACATTGATAGCAACCAATTCTTTTGGCTGTGTCAAGGATACTACGATGAATAATGTTCTCTGCGCTTATCCACGACCTACCGCGGCGTTCAGTTCCCCTATAACTACAACTTGTAACCTTCCTTTACAAGTAACTTATAGTAATTCCTCTTTTGGTGGCACCGGGCCATATAACTATCGCTGGATTTTTGAAGGAGGAGTGCCGCCTACTTCTACCCAGGCTACACCGCAGGTTACCTACAATTCGTATGGTAGTTTTACCTCGTATCTGGTTGTGGTAGATGCCAATGGTTGTTCAGATACTATTGAAAAGCAAAATTATATCAACACAGTTAGTAGCTATGTGAATTTTACTTTGAGCAGCAACACAGGCTGTGCGCCGGGTTCCATTACAACTAGTGCTGTTACTACCTCAACGCCTCTATCGTATAACTGGACAGCATCACCTTCAGCGGTTATAACAAACCCCAATTCAAAGAACGCAACATTTACTTTCAGCGACACAGGAACTTATGATTTATGCCTGCTTGTTGATTATGGGAATAACTGTATTGGCAGCCGTTGTAGCACTGTGGTGATTAATCCTGCCCCGTTAGCCCTATTTCGAGCAGAAGGTCTGTTTAATACTTGTCAGAAGCCAAATCTGATTTCTTTTGTTGATTCTTCGTCAGGTACTAACTTGGCTTATGACTGGTCTTTTAACGGAGGTATTCCTGCGTCAGCAAATACTCCGAAACCGCCCATGGTTGTTTATGATAGCTGTGGAACTTATACAGCACGTTTAACAGTAACGAATGATTTTGGATGTTCCTCTATCCATACATTGCCTGCGTTTATGACTATTACTTGTCCGAAAAACTCAATTGTGGTAGCTCCCCGATATGGGTGCATTCCGCTATCTGCCGGATTTACTAGTGGCATGGATGATGGCTCCCCTGTATCTTGGTTATGGGATTTTGGCGATACAGCCAGCGGAGTAAATAATATCAGTACACTTGAAAACCCAAGCCATACATTTAATGACCCCGGCTGTTATAAGGTCACATTAACCACTACCACGACAGAAGGTTGTTCTGTCACAACGACAATGGGCGATGCGGTTTGTGGCGGTCATCGTCCTCATCCAAACTTTAGCGCCAATCCTCCCGTCAATTGTGTTAACCAGCCCGTATATTTTTCCGATTCTTCAACCGGTACCTTTGAGTACACTAAATATGTATGGGACTTTTATGGCGGCCCACCTTATGACAATATGAGCAATGATAAAAACCCGGTTTATGCTTATGGAGATACCGGCGTCTTTGATATCACCTTGATTGTGTCAAACTATGGTTGCGCGGATACGATTACTAAGGATGATTACGTAAAAATTCTAGCACCTGTGGCGTTACCCAAAGTAATTACCGATTGCAAAAATCCGCTTCAGGTAGTATTAGACGGGAGTGGCTCTACCGGAGGACAACGTTACAAATGGATCATTCCCGGTGGTTCTCCGGCAGTGGCCTCTTCTGCGGTAGTCATCGTTACCTATCCGGCTACAGGAAGTTATACGGCTACCTTAATCGTCTATAATGACTCTACAGGCTGTTCAGACCTTGGAGATATTTCTTTTTCGCCTACTGCTGGCCATGCCCAATTCACTGCCAGTCCGCTATTTTCCTGTGCGCCTTCAAATATTTGTGTCAACAACACTTCAATAGACGCTATCAGTCATTTATGGCAGCTAATCAGTTCTGCAAATGGTTCGGTGGTGACCACTTCAACAGCGAGACAACCATGTTTTAATATTAATACAGCCGGAATTTATGGTTTGAGATTAATAGTGACCGATGCCGGCGGATGTAAGGATACCCTCTACCGTCCCGATTATATTCAAGTCAATAAACCGGCCGCAAATTTTATCGGTGCGCCGCTTACCGGTTGTGTTCCGCTTACTTCTTCTTTCTCTGATTCTTCTAGTGTTCCGGCATCTTCAGCACCGATTGTCAGTTGGCACTATACCTTCGGAGATTTGGCCAGTGGAAGTCAAAACATCTCCACCGTTAAAAACCCTTCCCATATATTTAACTTTCCCGGCTCTTATACCATTGCGCAAACAGTTACGGATTCAACTGGTTGCGCAAACACCAAAACAAGAAATTTTTATGTGGTAGTAGGCGATCCAAAAGCAAGGTTTACTTCACCCGATACCGTAGTTTGTAATGGAAGCACCATTTGTTTTAAAAATACTTCCAGCGGTAATGGATTAAAGTATTCATGGGATTTCGGTGATGGAACTACCTCCACGGTAGCTAACCCTTGCCGTCAATACGCTGTAGATTCAGGCCTTTTTAATATCAGTTTAAGTGTGATGGATGAAGTAGGTTGTAGGGATACAACTACTCGGTCTAGTTATATTAACATTCAAAAATTTACTGCGGCGCTGATGGCTGACGTTACCACTAGCAATTGTCCACCATTAGCGGTTCAATTTTCAAATATTTCCAGAAATACGACTTCGGGCACTATGTACAAATGGAGCTTCGGCGATGCACAGGTTTCTACGTTGGTTAACCCTTTTCATATTTATAATGCTCCGGGGTCATTTAATGTTAGCCTGATTGCTGTCAGTCCTAAAGGATGTACCGATACGCTTGTATTAAACGATTATATCCGCATCGGTGGTCCGGTGGCTACTATCACCCAAGCACCTACATCAGGTTGTGCTCCGCACCGGATTTGCATGGCGGTGAATTCTCCAAATGCGGTAAGTTATACCTGGAATCTTGGCGATGGAACAGTAAAGCCAGGAAGAGATACAATTTGTTATACTTATGAATCTACCGGAATTTTTTTCCCGGAAATTATCCTGTCCGATACTGCGGGCTGTGTGTATGCTAAACCCCTGGGAGTTATTCATGTGGGTGGAGCAGTATCCCACTTCAATAATGAACCAGCACATATTTGCGGGCCTCAAACCATCTTGTTTTCGGACTCTAGTTACGGGATTTCTGCTATCCAATCCATCTCTTGGAACTTTGGTGATTCAACCAGCGGTCCCTCTAATAATTCTTCTCAACTAAATCCTTCACATCATTTTTCTAATCCTGGCTCATATAACGTTACGCATCGAATTATGACCACAGATGGTTGCTCCAACACCAGTCAAAAAGTAATTTCTGTTCATCCTACTTTAATACTTAACATTACACTAAGCGATACAGCTTTCTGTGGACCGGATACTGTTTATTTTACTGACAAAACCGTTCATCTCGCCCCATACAATTATCGCTTCTGGAGTTTTGGTGACCCGATCAGCGGTAATGAAAATTTCTCCGGCCTTCCCGACCCGTCTCATTATTACTCGACACCTGGCTATCATCCGGTTTCTCTAATAGTGGTAGATGTAAATGGTTGCACGGACACGGCGTTTACTGGTTTTACCTTGTTTGAACAACCAGTAGCAGCCTTTTCGGCATTCGATACTTGTTTAAATTCCCAACCCATCATATTTCAGAACTCCTCTTTATATGCTGGTCATTACAGATGGGATTTTGGTGATGGCTCATCCTCTACAGTCTTTCAACCCAAACATACTTTTGCTGACACTGGTTCCTATCAGGTTCGTTTAGCCGTGAATAATAAATACTGTTATGATTCTGCTTCAGCTTTTGTACGTATTCAGGATCTACCCAATCTTTCTTTCCAGTTAAATTCCAATTTTCTTTGTGGCCCGCCCGCTGTTTTTGCGGCAACCAACACTAGTACCGACGCTCATTCCTTTTTTTGGAATTTTGGAAACGGGATTTATTCTACTGAACTAAACGCTGTAGATTCTTTTATGCAACCCGGAGTTTATGTGATTCAACTTTCCGGTCAAAATCAATTCGGATGTCGAGATACGGTGAGTGATTCCATCACCGTTTATCCTTATCCGAAAACTAACCACATCTATTTAGATCCTCTGGAAGGTTGCGCTCCTTTTACTTTATCTTTTACTGCAGATGTAACTAATGGGACTTCTTATACATGGGACTTTGGCGATGGCTCTGTTCCGGTTGTTTCCGAGAACCCCACTGTTTCACACACCTATACCGATACAGGTAGTTTCACTCTTCGGCTGAAAACTATTTCATTCCTTGACTGTGCAGATAATGTAGTGCTATGGGATACCGTAAAAGTATATGTTGCACCGGTTGCAGCATTTGAATATACTCTGAACTCCATTGGTGACCTAATAGATGGAACCGTTGATTTCACCAATCAAAGTTTAAACGCCACCCATTATGAATGGGAATTTGGAGATGGCTCTTTTTCTGTTGAAGAAATCCCTACGCATCTCTATTCTGACATCAATGAATTCAATGTAATTCTTTACGCAATTACTGATTACGGTTGCCGCGACTCAGCCACGGCTTCTTTTTATGTAGTGAAGAAGTCGCTCTATGTTCCTAATGCTTTTGCGCCCGATCATTATGTCGGTGAAAGCTTAGTTCGTATTTGGAAGCCTGTAGGTATCGGTTTGAAGGAGTATCGTGCCTCAGTGTATAACACTTGGGGTGAGTTGATTTGGGAATCTACCGCACTAACTGAGGATGGTAAACCTGTCGATGGATGGGATGGAACCTATCGAGGCAAAGCCTGCCAACAGGATGTATATGTTTGGAAAGTGGAAGCTGTTTTCCTCGATAATATAGTGTGGGAAGGCATGTCGTATAAAAAAGGACAACCCAGAAAAACGATGGGTGATGTTACACTGATCAGGTAA
- a CDS encoding orotate phosphoribosyltransferase encodes MAREVAEYLLEIKAVVLNPSEPFTWASGMKSPIYCDNRKTLSYPKVRNFIKTAFAEIITDEFCTCELIAGVATAGIPHGALVADVLTLPFVYVRDKAKAHGLENLIEGKLESGQKVIVIEDLISTGGSSLKAIEALRRAGAEVLGLAAIFTYAFPESSRNFEAAKCPFFTLSDYPTLIEVAHQQDYIKDSEKIVLLDWYRNPVGWNA; translated from the coding sequence ATTGCCCGGGAGGTTGCAGAATACCTACTCGAAATTAAAGCCGTGGTATTAAATCCTTCTGAGCCGTTCACTTGGGCAAGTGGAATGAAGAGTCCAATATATTGCGACAACCGAAAAACACTTTCCTATCCTAAAGTGAGGAACTTCATAAAGACGGCATTTGCTGAAATAATTACCGATGAATTTTGTACTTGTGAATTGATTGCTGGAGTGGCAACGGCAGGAATTCCCCATGGAGCGTTAGTCGCAGATGTATTAACCCTCCCCTTTGTGTATGTGCGAGATAAAGCAAAGGCGCATGGGTTGGAAAACTTAATAGAAGGGAAATTGGAGTCCGGCCAAAAGGTGATTGTAATAGAAGATTTGATTTCCACGGGCGGCAGCTCGCTCAAAGCTATAGAAGCCTTGAGAAGGGCAGGAGCTGAGGTGTTGGGATTGGCCGCAATTTTCACTTATGCTTTCCCCGAATCTTCGCGAAATTTTGAAGCGGCAAAGTGCCCATTCTTTACGCTTTCTGACTATCCTACTTTAATTGAAGTAGCACACCAGCAAGACTACATAAAAGATTCTGAAAAAATAGTTTTGCTTGATTGGTATCGCAATCCTGTTGGATGGAATGCCTAG
- a CDS encoding type II toxin-antitoxin system RelE/ParE family toxin encodes MFRIKVSEFALLDFEEAYYWYEEQRKGLGDDLGLCFDEGLEIISRHPYFEEREKEIRILNIRRFPYQIIYRITGEMIEVVAFFHGHRNPRVWQTRIE; translated from the coding sequence ATGTTCAGGATTAAGGTTTCAGAATTTGCTCTTCTAGACTTTGAAGAAGCATATTACTGGTACGAAGAACAAAGGAAAGGGTTGGGAGATGATTTAGGTCTTTGTTTTGATGAGGGATTAGAAATAATAAGTCGTCATCCATATTTTGAAGAAAGAGAGAAAGAGATTCGGATATTGAACATACGTAGATTTCCATACCAAATAATTTATCGGATAACAGGCGAAATGATAGAAGTCGTTGCTTTTTTTCATGGGCATCGTAATCCGAGAGTCTGGCAAACAAGAATAGAATAA
- a CDS encoding DUF4369 domain-containing protein codes for MHKIIALVLFFSIASACNLNGNTDKYTIEGTVKNHPAKSVVLEKLGLKQLTMVDSAAIDDQGHFKMSGVSEKGFYRLKLDNKTSFLILLEPVQYQVEIDLSNQENNFKASGSKGNDEFQKAFKEMNAVQQELNGWNQAYQAYGQMKVSMDTMMFIQQQLQTAGAKFESYIRDSSQVAKDPLVAMFLVTNGPVDKFPKENLAIIHRLEKELPNSSYTKDYREVYNNYEKQMKEQGRCFGCGQGSSGY; via the coding sequence ATGCATAAAATTATTGCTTTAGTCCTTTTCTTCTCCATTGCTTCTGCTTGTAACCTGAATGGCAACACCGATAAATACACCATAGAGGGAACGGTGAAGAATCACCCCGCTAAATCTGTAGTGCTAGAAAAGCTAGGGTTGAAGCAGTTGACAATGGTAGATTCTGCAGCAATTGATGATCAAGGACACTTTAAAATGTCGGGTGTTTCTGAAAAAGGTTTCTACCGATTGAAATTGGACAACAAAACCAGCTTTTTGATTTTACTGGAGCCGGTTCAGTATCAGGTGGAGATAGACTTGAGCAATCAAGAGAACAATTTCAAGGCGAGCGGCTCTAAGGGTAATGATGAATTTCAGAAGGCGTTCAAAGAAATGAATGCAGTGCAACAGGAGTTGAATGGATGGAATCAGGCATATCAGGCATACGGACAGATGAAGGTTTCGATGGACACGATGATGTTTATTCAGCAACAATTACAGACGGCGGGTGCAAAGTTTGAAAGTTATATCAGGGATAGTTCTCAAGTAGCTAAGGATCCTTTGGTGGCTATGTTTTTAGTAACCAATGGACCCGTGGATAAATTCCCAAAAGAGAATCTTGCAATTATTCATCGTTTAGAAAAGGAACTACCTAATTCATCCTATACGAAGGACTATCGCGAAGTGTATAATAATTATGAAAAGCAAATGAAAGAACAAGGCCGATGCTTTGGCTGTGGGCAAGGAAGCTCCGGATATTGA
- a CDS encoding TlpA family protein disulfide reductase, with product MAVGKEAPDIDLKDPNGKNIKLSSLKGKVVLLDFWASWCGPCRVEMPNVVSVYKKYKDKGFTVYSVSLDKEANAWKNSIAALGMVWENHVSDLKYWQSEAALRYGVQGIPAAYLLDRNGIIIAKDGLRGPALEQKVAEVIQ from the coding sequence TTGGCTGTGGGCAAGGAAGCTCCGGATATTGATTTGAAAGACCCTAACGGAAAGAATATCAAACTTTCATCTTTGAAAGGCAAGGTAGTGTTGTTAGATTTTTGGGCATCGTGGTGCGGCCCTTGCCGGGTGGAAATGCCAAATGTGGTCTCTGTATATAAAAAATATAAAGACAAGGGCTTTACCGTCTATAGTGTTTCATTGGATAAAGAAGCCAATGCTTGGAAAAATTCCATTGCGGCTTTGGGTATGGTTTGGGAGAATCACGTGAGCGATTTGAAATACTGGCAGTCGGAAGCTGCTTTGCGTTATGGTGTACAGGGCATACCTGCTGCTTATCTTTTAGATAGAAACGGGATTATTATTGCCAAAGATGGCCTGCGCGGCCCAGCCTTGGAACAGAAGGTTGCTGAAGTGATTCAGTAA
- a CDS encoding NUDIX domain-containing protein encodes MDLGYKIYFNHSILQLSNSSKQSKEFSDLLLTKEASIEKFFSDSVGLFDGSLTRNVHILTKKPEYWMQELKKKVKLIIAGGGIVWNEHGELLMIYRKGMWDLPKGKIEPDENIQAGAQREVEEETGVIIQSATDKFVKTYHTYQMNGKNCLKETSWFEMSSYPNQNNLKPQTQEGITEARWVKKVDLENYQKDSYPLISDLIGTLIGSNI; translated from the coding sequence ATGGATTTAGGCTATAAAATTTATTTTAACCATTCTATTTTGCAACTATCCAACTCCTCGAAGCAAAGTAAGGAATTTTCAGATTTACTCCTGACCAAAGAGGCCTCTATCGAAAAGTTTTTTTCAGATTCTGTGGGATTATTTGATGGTTCACTAACCAGAAATGTCCATATACTTACCAAAAAGCCGGAGTATTGGATGCAAGAATTAAAAAAGAAGGTAAAACTCATTATTGCCGGCGGAGGTATCGTTTGGAATGAACACGGCGAACTTCTGATGATTTATAGAAAAGGTATGTGGGATTTGCCGAAAGGCAAAATAGAACCGGATGAAAATATTCAAGCCGGTGCCCAACGGGAAGTAGAAGAAGAGACCGGGGTTATTATTCAAAGTGCAACGGACAAATTTGTCAAAACGTATCACACGTATCAGATGAATGGAAAGAATTGTTTGAAAGAAACTAGTTGGTTTGAAATGAGTTCATATCCCAACCAAAACAACTTAAAACCCCAAACACAAGAAGGGATCACGGAAGCGCGGTGGGTTAAGAAAGTGGACCTTGAAAACTACCAGAAGGACTCCTACCCTCTTATTTCGGATTTGATTGGAACATTGATCGGCTCCAATATCTAA
- the gatB gene encoding Asp-tRNA(Asn)/Glu-tRNA(Gln) amidotransferase subunit GatB translates to MSDSKYDKYEVVVGLEVHAQLSTQSKMYSGDSAEFGGAPNTHVSVISLGHPGTLPVVNETAIEYAVKLGLATHSNIRNENQFARKNYFYADLPKGYQITQDKTPICTEGYIEFEFEGGKKKVNLTRIHMEEDAGKSIHDIDPYFTLVDLNRAGVPLIEIVSEPDIRSGDEAMAYLNEVQKLVRYLGICDGNMEEGSMRCDANVSVRLKGTNVLNPRSEVKNMNSMRNVKRAIEYEFMRQIDGMEAGEKLVQETRGFEAVKGITLSQRSKEQAHDYRYFPEPDLPPVYVSEEYIQSVKKNMPKLASELKEEYMTIYGLPEYDSRIITDDKALAEYFNLLLAETKNYKAAANWILGPVKNYLNEHGKEISDFNLAPAMLAKLIVLIDAGKTNFSVASTNIFPVMVSSPDKEPLTIAQELNLLQSSDEGLINDLITEVLAKYPEKVAEYKAGKKGLLGLFVGEVMKLSKGKADPKLTNKLVAEKLES, encoded by the coding sequence ATGAGCGATAGTAAATACGATAAATACGAAGTAGTGGTGGGGCTGGAAGTCCATGCCCAGCTTTCTACTCAAAGCAAGATGTATAGCGGCGATTCGGCGGAGTTTGGCGGCGCTCCGAACACGCATGTCAGTGTGATTTCGTTGGGACATCCGGGTACATTGCCGGTGGTGAACGAGACCGCTATTGAGTATGCCGTGAAGTTGGGACTGGCTACACATTCCAATATTCGGAATGAGAATCAATTCGCTCGGAAGAACTATTTCTATGCCGATTTGCCGAAGGGCTACCAGATCACACAAGACAAAACGCCTATCTGTACCGAAGGATATATAGAGTTTGAATTTGAAGGAGGGAAAAAGAAAGTGAACCTGACGCGCATCCACATGGAGGAAGATGCCGGAAAGAGCATCCACGATATTGATCCTTACTTTACTTTGGTGGATTTGAACCGCGCCGGAGTGCCTTTGATAGAAATTGTATCAGAACCGGATATCAGAAGTGGAGATGAGGCGATGGCCTATCTGAACGAAGTTCAAAAGTTGGTCCGCTATCTGGGCATTTGCGATGGCAACATGGAAGAAGGCTCGATGCGTTGCGACGCGAATGTCTCCGTTCGGTTGAAAGGGACGAATGTGCTCAATCCGCGAAGCGAAGTGAAGAACATGAACTCGATGCGCAACGTGAAACGCGCCATTGAATATGAATTCATGCGCCAGATTGACGGGATGGAAGCAGGAGAGAAGCTGGTTCAGGAAACAAGGGGCTTTGAGGCTGTGAAAGGAATCACTCTTTCGCAGCGCAGCAAAGAACAGGCGCATGATTACCGCTATTTCCCAGAACCGGATTTGCCGCCGGTATATGTTTCTGAAGAATACATTCAGTCGGTAAAGAAGAACATGCCCAAACTTGCTTCTGAGTTGAAGGAAGAATACATGACGATTTATGGTTTGCCGGAGTATGATTCGAGAATCATTACAGACGACAAGGCCTTGGCAGAATATTTCAACCTACTATTGGCCGAAACAAAAAATTATAAAGCCGCAGCCAACTGGATTTTAGGCCCGGTGAAGAACTACCTGAATGAACACGGCAAAGAGATAAGCGACTTCAATCTGGCTCCAGCCATGCTCGCTAAGTTGATTGTACTGATTGACGCTGGCAAAACCAATTTCTCGGTGGCTTCTACCAATATCTTTCCGGTCATGGTTTCCAGCCCTGACAAGGAGCCGCTAACTATAGCGCAGGAACTCAATTTGCTGCAAAGCAGTGATGAGGGCTTGATAAACGACCTGATAACTGAGGTGCTTGCTAAATATCCTGAAAAAGTAGCTGAATATAAGGCCGGGAAGAAAGGATTGTTAGGTTTGTTCGTCGGAGAGGTGATGAAACTATCCAAAGGCAAAGCCGACCCGAAACTGACAAACAAACTCGTAGCCGAAAAATTAGAATCTTAA
- a CDS encoding addiction module protein — MDIRKEIGKLSKSEKILLVEEIWDEIAKDTKTGVNSSPKGGG; from the coding sequence ATGGATATTCGTAAGGAAATAGGGAAGCTAAGTAAGTCTGAAAAGATTTTGCTGGTAGAAGAGATTTGGGATGAAATAGCGAAAGACACAAAGACGGGAGTTAACAGCAGCCCAAAAGGAGGAGGTTGA